From the genome of Tsukamurella pulmonis:
CGTTCGGCGCGAACCCGCTGCGCGCCCGCGACACCGCGCCGTGGCGCCGGCCCGTCGATCTCGACCGGATGCAGGAGGCGAGCGACCGCCTGCTGGGCCTGCACGACTTCGCCGCCTTCTGCCGCCGCCGCGAGGGCGCCACGACGGTCCGCGAGCTGCAGCACTTCGCCTGGCGCCGCGACGACGACGGGGTGTTCACCGCGGAGGTCTCCGCCGACGCCTTCTGCTGGTCGATGGTGCGCTCCCTCGTCGGGGCGGTCGCCGCGGTCGGGGAGGGGCGACGGTCCGCCGACTGGGTCGCCGGGCTGCTCGACGAGCGCGAGCGCTCCAGCGCAATCAACGTGGCCGCCGCGTGCGGGCTGACGCTGGTGCGCGTCGACTACCCCGCCGACGACGAACTGGCCGAGCGCAACCTGATCACCCGCGAGAAGCGCGAGGTCGACGGCCCGTCCGGCGGCTGCTGCGGCGACTGACGGAGCTTGGGGCGCCGTTCGCCCGGAGTTCACGACCGCGACGCACACCGCGTGGATACTCGGCTGATGTGAACCCCTTCGACGTCACCGGCTTCCTCGGCTCCGCCGGCCTGATCGGCCTGGTGCTGCTGATCTTCATCGAGACCGGGCTGCTGGTGGGGTTCATCTTCCCGGGCGATTCGATCCTGTTCACCGCCGGCATCTTCGCGGCGCAGCCCACGCCGTTCGCGCAGCTGTGGCAGTTGTTGCTGTTCCTGCCGATCGCGGCGATCATCGGCGACCAGTGCGGCTACGCCCTCGGCCGGTACGCGGGCCCGAAGGTGATGCGCGGCAGGATCATGAACTTCATCGGGCAGGGTCCGGTGGACAAGACCTACGCCTTCTTCGACAAGTACGGTCCGTTCACCGTGCTCTTCGCGCGGTTCATCGGCATCGTCCGCACGCTGGTTCCGGTGCTCGCGGGCTTCTCGAAGATGGACCACCGCAAGTTCACCCTGTTCTCGGTGCTCGGCTCGATCCTGTGGTGCGACGGCATCGTGCTGCTCGGCTACTTCCTCGGCGGCATCCCGCTGCTGCGCGACCACCTCGAGGTGCTGTTCATCGGCTCCGCGCTGACGATCATCATCCCCATCGCCATCACCGTGATCACCCGCCGCCGCGCCCGGCGTCGCGAATCCGCCGAAGCCACGACGGTGGAGCCCGCAACGCGCTAATCTCCCCGCATGATCGGGTTGGGGGACCCGGAGCGCATCGTCATCGATTGCGCGGGGGATCAGTGGTACGTACGCGGACCTGACGGTGCCGTGCGGCACGTGCCTGCGCCGGAGGACGCGGACGAGTTCGCCGCGCCCGCGCTCGCCACGCGGCGGTGGGCGCAGTGGCTGGCCGACGCGGCGAGCGGCTGCGCCCCGTCGCGCACCTGGACGGTACTGGCGCCCAGCGTTTTCGGCGCCCCGCGGCGCAGCCTGATCGCCGCCGCAGCTGGATCGCTCGGCGTCGCCGCCGACGTGCTCCCGCGCGCCGAAGCACTGGTCCGCACCGGCGGCGTGCTCTACTGCCGTCGCGCGCTCGTGCTCGAATGCCGCGGCCCGGTGACGCAGGCCCACGTCCTGTCCTTCGCCGACGGTGCCTGGACGCCGATCGCCGCGGCCTCCCACCCGGACCCGCTCCGCGCGGCGCGGCAGGTGTTCGACGGTGAGATCGATCAGGCCCTCGTCGACGGTCCGCCCGAGGTCTATCGCGCCGTCCGCGCCGCACTCGCGACGGTCGGGCTGTGGCGGGTGGTGCGGATCGCGCCGGAGGACGTCCTCGCCGTCGAGGTCCCCGTCGCTCGCCCGCAGGACGACGCGCCGGCGCGCGAGGTGCCGGAGCACGCGCCCGCACGCTCCGTCCGTCGGCACTGGCCGCTCGTCGCCGCCGGGGCCGGCACCGTCGGGGTGGTGGCCGCGAGCGCCGTGGCCTGCCTGCCCGGCGCGTCGCCGCCCGCCCCGCCGGAGCGCCCCGCGCCACCGTCGGAGAGCTTCGTGCGCGTGGCGTTCGACGGGGCCTCCGTGGATCTGCCGCAGGGGTGGACGGTCACCGAACCCGGTCCCGATCGGCGGCTCGCCGAGGCGGGCGACGGCCGCCGGGTGACGGTGGTCCGGACACGGCTGCGCGCACCGTCGGACACGGCGGCGGTCGCTGCCGATCTCGAGGCGGCCCTCGCGCGACGATCCGATCGCCGGATCAGTGATCTCGATCCGAGCACCCTCGTGGGCGGCCGCGAGGTGATCGGCTACCGCGAGCGCATCGACGCGGAGCGGTTCGTGGACTGGTACGTCGTGGTCGCGGGGGCGGCGCAACTGAGCGTCGGCTGCGAGGCGGGGCGTTCGGCGGCGCCGCTGGCCGGTGCGTGCGAGCGCGCCGTCGGCTCGGTACGGGAGGAATGAACGATGATGGGGGAGAAGAGATGACGATCGCGACATCCACCAACGGCGGGGTGCGCGTGCGCGCCAACGATCAGGGCACGCCCCTGCACATCGCCATCGAGCGGACGGAGCTGCGGCGCGAGCCGCAGGACCTGGCCGATGCCGTCGTGCGCTTGTGCCGGGAGGCCGCCACGACCGCCGGGCTGCGCCGCCGGGCGGAGCTCGAGCGCGCCGGCGTCGGACCGGACGTGCTGCGCGCCATGCGATTGCCGGAGCCCACGGAGGCGGCCGCGCCCGCGGACGACGACGTCGTCGGTACCTGGCTGCGGAGGGTCTGATGAGCGAGGAGATGGATCGCATCGAGGCCCGCGCCCACGACCAGCTGCGCATCCTGCAACGCACCAGCGCCGAGCTCGACGGCCTGCGCGTTGCGGTGTCGAGCCCGGACGGCGCGATCCGCGTCGAGCTCGACGGGGTGTGCGCCCTCGTCGGACTCACGCTCACTCCGGCGGCCTGCCGGACCGACGGTGCCGTCCTCGGCAAGCGCATCGTCGACGTGTGCGCCGTCGCGGCCAGGGAGGTGCAGGTCCGGAGGGGCGCCGTGATGGAGCGCTTCCACACGGATTTCGCGGCGGGCTGACCGCCGGAGAGTGTTCCGCTCGAAAGACTTCGGGATCCGATTCCCGAGCTGGTGCGTCCAATTGATGAGGGCCTCTCGCACCGGGCCCGTCGTAGACGATGGGGGAGAGCAATGTTCATGGCGGTCAATTCGGCGATCGCGGCCTTCGGGGCCGCCAACGCCGGCATCGGGGCGGCGGTCGCGACGGCGGGTTCGGTGGACGCGGCGGCCAACGTCGCCGCGCTGAACCCGGCGCTCGGCCTGATCGGTCAGGACTTCCTCGCCGCGTTCACGGCGGCGCAGGCGGTCCACGTGGAGTCCGTCGCCGAACTGGCGGTGCTCTACGGCGGGATCGCCGCCTCGTCGGCGGCCACCGTCGCGGCGTACGGCGCCACGGAGGCGACCAACGTCGCTGGGCTGAGTTCCGTGGGGATCTGATCGTGGCCGATCCCGTCGCGGCTCCGGTCGCGCCCGACACCGCACTCGATCCGGAGATCCGAGCCATGCTCGATCGGCCGGTGAACGAAGTGCTCGCGGCACTCGGGCTCCCACCGGTGCCCACCGCGCCGCAGACCCCGCCGCAGCAGGAGCTCCCTCCGGCGCCGAAGGGGGTGCCGGAAGCGCCGCAGGTTCCCGGGTTCGACGTGGCAGGACTGGTCAAGCCGATGACCGATCTGCTCTCGACGTTCGGGTCCGGCACCTTCGAGGGGCTCGATCCGTCGGCGGCCCTGGAAGGCGCGTCGAAGGCGCTCGAGCAGGGCGTCTCCGCGGGGATGCAGGCGATCAGCCAGCTCTCCTCGGTATGGCAGGGCCCCGCGGCCACGGCCGCCACCGGCAAGGGCGTCGAGGCCGCCACCGGCACGGGCCTGGCGGCCGAGCAGGGAGCGGAGCTCTCGACCGCGGTCGGCGAGGCCGCGGCGGTGGTCGGAACCGGCGAGGCCGAGTTGCAGGCGATCATCGACTCGTTCATGGCGGTGATCTCCGCGCTGGGACCGTCGCTCTGGCTGCCGCCGGGGCAGGCTGCCGCGGTCGCCGCCGCCCAGGAGCATCTGGCGCACGCCACGGAAGTGGTGACGCGCACGAAGGCGCAGCTGTCGGCCCTGAGCGGGCAGGTCGGTGCGGCCGGTCGCAAGGTGCCGGTCGCCTCGCCGCCCACGACCGCGGCGAGCACCGCGGCGCAGGCCGCGGCATCGATCATCCCGGGCGTGGTCTCGGCCGCGACCGGCGCCGTCACGGGTGCAGTGAAACTGGCCACGGACACCGTCTCGGGCGCCGTGAAGACCGCGGTCGGGGTCGCCACGTCGGCCGGGGAGGCCCTCAGCGGCCTCGCCGAGTCCGCGGGCGAGTCCGAGGACGGTACCGGGGCGGAATCGACGTCGGCGGAGGATCTTCCGGCGGCGACGCCGGTGTCCGGCCTCGGTGGCGGCGGTGCCGGCGGCGTCGGAGGGGGTGCGGGCGGCGTGGGCGGCGTCGGTGCGGGAGTGGGGGCCGCGGCGACTGCGCTCGCGCAGCCGCAGTCCGCCGCTCCCGCATCCCGGGCGCCGGTGGTCGAGGGCGGAGCGCGCACGGTGCCCGCCTCGTCGGACGTGGTCTCGCGCGGTGGCATGGCGGCCCCGATGATGCCGATGGGCGCTGCGGGGGCGGCGGGTGCCCGCGCCTCGGGCGGAGGCGATCATGCGGTCCCCGACTACTTGGTGACCAGCGACAACGGCGAGCGGGTGGTCGGCGATCTGCCGCTGGTCGGCCCGCAGGTGGTCGGCGACGCGCTGCCGGTCGATCAGTACGACGAGCCCGATGTGGAACTTCGTCTGTGAGAAGCGGAACCGTACCGGCCGCCGGTGCGTCTAATGGATAGAGACAAGAACTTCGGGGGGAGTGGACGAACGTGACCGGTACCAAGCTGAGCATGGATCCGCAGGAGGCGCGCGAGATCGCGCAGGGCATCGAGCGGATCGTGGAGGACCTGCGCGGCGCGCAGAAGCGGTTCGAGGCGCACGCCGCGCCCGCGGCCACCGGGCTGGACGAGGTCTCGCAGACGGTGGCGCGCACCACGCAACGCATGGGGGAGGCGCAGTTCCGCGCGGCGGAGACCGCGGTGGCCGATCTGCGCAGGCTGGGCGAGGCCGTCTCCGGCCACGTCACCGCCGTGGAGCGCGGGGACTCGGAGCTCGCTGCGACCCTGGGCCTGGCGGTCTGATCGTGCTCCGCGATCCGGGGTTCACCGGCGTCGACTGGTCCGCTCGCAGCACCGAGAAGCTCGCGGGTGATCTGCTGGGTGGGGCGGGGGCACAGCCGCTGACCACCGCGGCGCAGGAGACCGCGCGGCTCGCCTCGGCCTACGGCGCCGCGGCGGTACAGCTCGATCGCCTCGTCGTCCGGCTCGACGGCGCGGTGGACCTGGGGCGGAAGGAGTCCGACGCCCGCCGCACCGGCACGCTGCCCGAGTACGCGCGCTGGCTGGCCCGGCACGCGGCGGATCTCGCGGAGTACGCGGCGAAGCTCGCCGGTCAGTCCGCCGCGTACGAGACGGCGGCCCGCGCGATGCCCTCCGTCAGCGAGGCCACCAGGATGCGGACGGACCGCGAGAACGCGCAGGCCGCTGCCGCGGCCGGCGGCCCGGATCCGGCGCTCGCCGCGCTGGTCGGCGCCGCAGCCGATTCCGAGCGGGCCGAGCAGCAGGCACACGGCACGGCGGCCGCGATCATGGTGGGCTTCGAGCGCGCGGCCGAGCCCCTGCGCGTCCCGTGGGAGTTCGCGGCACCCCCGGCGCTGCCGGGCTCGAAGAACAAGCCCGCGAAGGACAAGGGCGCGGGAGGTGGCTCCGGTGCTGGGCGTGGAGGCGGCGGAATCGGTGTTCCCGCAGCGCCGTTGTCCGCCTTCCCCGCGGGTGCGCTGACGCGCGACCAGCCGGGCGGCGGGCGAACGGCGCCGGCGTCGGCGACGTCGTCGTCGTCCGGCGGCCGCGGCTTCCCGATGATGCCCGCGGGGATGCTCGGTGCGGCCGGCGCCGGTGCCGCGACGAAGCACGCCGTTCAGCCCACGGGGGCGGTCCCGGCGGAGGGCTTCGACGACGAGCCGGACGCCTTCGTGGTGCACGCCGCGCCGGCGGTGCTCGGTGCGGCCGGTGAGAGCCTGACGGAGGAACTGTGATCGCGCACTCGGTCGCGGAGCTCAGCTCCCGGTTCGGCACGGAGGTGCCGGCGGTGCTCTGGACGCCGCCGGATCCGCGCCGCACTGCGGAGCCCGTCACCGGCCTGCCGCCGGGCGATACCGACCTCGAGCTCGACGAGATCACCGCGCTGGGAGTGCTGGCGGCGCCCCAGGTCCGGATCGAGGCCCGCGCCACCGGTGCGCTCGACAGCCGGCTCTGCCTCGCGCGCTCCGGTCACCTGACGGCGCGCGTCGTCCGCGCGGCGGGTACCGCCACCGTCGACCTGCCGCACTGCGACGGCACGGCCGATCGATTGGCCGCGCTCGTCACGCCGGTGCTCGGGCCCTCCTCGCCGGCGGAACCCGCAGTCGCGGCCTCCTTTCCCGCGGAGCGCGGGCGCGAGGCGCTGCGGGCGGGCGATGCGGGCGAGATCGCCGCGGCGCTGCGGGCCATCGGTACGGACTCGGACGCCGCCCGGCTGATCGGCCGCGTCTTCGCGCGCTCCCAGCGGAGCGTCGAGTTCACCGTGCACGTGGGCGATCAGCGGTGCGATGCGGTGGTGGCCGTGATCGATTCGCCCAGCGGGCGGGTCGTGGTACGGACGGCGACCGAACCGGGTGCGGGGGCGTGGATCTCCGTGGCGGAGGGGAGCGCGCATCGCATCGGCAGGGCGCTGCGGCGCGCCTGCGAAGAACTTCCGGGGGGCGGCTGGACGCCGTGACCGGGGACGGCGCGCACCATCCGGTGCGAGTCGAGACGTGCCGGCACGTCCGGCGGGAGGAGTGGTGACATGGCAGGGACTAGGGCCGAACTCGCGGCGATGAAGACCGGTGCGGACACGCTGGACGACCTGGGGGCGCAGATGAAGACGACCCTGAGCCAGCTGCGCGGTGACGTCGAGGCGACGCAGGGGGTGTGGGCCGGTGCGGCCCAGGTCGCCTTCCTCGGCGTCATGGCGCGCTGGGACGAGAGCGCCGCGAAGGTCAACACCGCGCTGGTGGACATCAGCACCATGCTCGCGGGCAACACCGCCAGCTACGGCTCGCAGGAGGAGCAGAACACCTCCGACATCCAGGCACTGAGCCTGTAGGCCGAATTCGAAAGACACAGGGGGACCACAGCATGAGTGACATGATCCGCTACGACTACGCCACCATCCGCGGCGCGCTGGACGACATCGCGCAGCGCACCGGCGTGCTGATGCAGCAGGCCGACGCGATCCGCACCGAACAGAACAAGTTCGCCGGTGCGTGGGAGGACGAGGAGTCCGCGACCGCCTACCAGGCGGTGCAGACCCGGTGGAACACCAGCTTCGAGGACATCAACGACCTGCTGACGCGGGTGAAGGCCGCGGCCGAGAACGCGGTGGTGTCGATGCAGCAGACCAATTCCAAGGCCGCACAGGGCTGGGCGTAGGCGCACGGCGCACCGACGAAGGGGCCCGACAGCCGCCAAGGCTGTCGGGCCCCTTCGTCGTCGCGGAGGCGAGGGGCGGCGTCAGGCCACGAGCCGCAGCGTGGCCGCTGCGCCGTCGGTGCGCACGGTGAGCATCCCCGGCATCGGCTGGCTGAGAACCACATCCGCCTCGGTCACGGGGGAGATCCCGGCCTGCTCGACCCGCCACACCGTGCCCGCGGGCTCCACGGATCCGGGCGGCAGACCAGCGGCGGTGCCGTCCAGGACCGTCACGGTGTAGTCGGCCGGCTGCAGGCCGGCGTGCTCCTGCGGGTAGCGCCATCCGGAGATCCACAGGTGGCGTGGCGAACCGGCCCACGAGACGAGCGGCTGCCACATCGCGGGCCGCCCGGTCACGATCAGGACCCGCGCCCCGGTCGCGACGGCGCGCTCGACCAGCTGCCGGGCCGGATCGTCGGCGACAGCGGCCCACACGGTGCGTACACCGCGGCCGTGCAGGCGGGCGGCGACCGGACCGCCGGTGGCGTCGGAGCCGAGGATCTGACCGCAGCCGGCCAGCGGCACGTGCAGTCCTGCGAGCGCGTCCTCGGGGCCGGTGGCCTCGCGATCGCCGCGCCGCGCCGCGGTCTCGGCGCCGTCGGTGGAGCGCCAGGCACCCAGCCGGATGCCGCCGGTCCCGTCGGGCCGGAGGGAGATTCCGGCGCGGCCCGGTGTGTCGCCGGCGAAGAGCGCACCGACGTCTCCGCGGGCCAGTGCCTCGGGATCGCAGGGCAGCGCGCCCGCGGGCGCGGCCGGATCGACGGCGGCGACCTCGGCCGGGCCCAGGGGGAGCGCCGCGATCCCGTGTGCGCGGAGCGCATCGACGGTGCGCTGCGCGGCGATCGCCGCCACGCGCAACTCGCTCGCCGGCCCTCCGCCCCGGCGTGCGCACGCGGCCGCGCAGTCGGCGGGATCGATCGTGACCGAGACGATCACGTCGGTCGCGGACCAGCGCTGCAGCGGCCCGAGCAACTGCTGGTAGCGCAGGCGGGGCGCCTGCGGCTCACCCGGGACCCGTCCGCCCGCGAGGAGCACGTCGATGCGGGCCGCCGGCGTGTCCGCGTGCCGCAGTAGCGAGGAGAGCAGGCCGAGCGGGACCGACGGGTCCTCCCGGCGTGCCATCGCGACCAGGAGGGGCGTCGACGGGGTCAGCCGCACGAAGGCGGTCAATCTTCCGTCGGCGCGCCGGACCCCGATGTCCCCGCCACCGGGGGAGGGCGCCGCCGCGATGCGTGATCGCGCGGACGCGCGGACGCGCAGCCGATCGGCGACGAACTCCGCCCCCGAGGTACCGCGCACCCGCAGTAGTGCACCCGCTCCGACGCTGAGGGCCGCGGTGGCGGCGGCCCAGTGCGGCCCGCCGAGCGCGGCGGTGCCGAGTCCGGCGGCGGCCGCGGCGGATTCGGCGAGCAGGACCGCGCCGGTCCCCGGCCATGCGGCGCGGTGCCACCGGCCCGGCGCGACGAGCCCTGACGATCGAGTGGCCTGTTCCATGTGCATCCCCCTGTGAAGGCCGTCGTCTCCCCCGAAACGCGCTGCCGTGAGCCGAAAATACCGTAGTCTCGGCGTCACGACGACCGCTTCGGGGGAAGCGGTCGGAACGCACCTTGGGGGAGGGCGTCTTCATGCGCAAGCAATTGACCACGCGCGCACAGGTCAGCGGGTACCGGTTCATCCTGCGGCGCATGGATCACGCGCTGCTCCGTCGGGATCCGCGGATGATCTCGGACCCGATGGCGTCGCAGTCGCGTTCGCTGATCGTCGGTCTGGTCCTGGCGCTGGTGATCACCGGCGCCTGCGGTGTGCTCGCTCTGCTGCGCCCCCAGGGCGCCGTCGGCGATGCGAAGATCGTGCTCGCCAAGGAGTCCGGCGCCCTGTACGTCCGGTCGGACGACGTGCTGCACCCCGTCACGGGACTCGCCTCGGCGCGCCTGGTGGTCGGTGAGGCCGCACAGCCCACGGCCGTCAAGGACAAGCGGCTCAGTGACTTCCGGCGCGGCCCGGAGGTGGGGATCATCGGCGCACCGGCGCAGATCCTCGGTCCCGTGCGGGCCTGGACGGAGGGAGCCGCGCCGTGGTTGCTCTGCGACCGGACCAAGCCGGCACCGTCGGACAAGCCCACGGCGCGGGACGCGCTCGACACGATGGTCTCGTCGGTCGACGCGGGGACCGCCGACGACGGTGCGGTGCTCGCCCGCCGCGGTGACGATCACTACCTGCTGTTCCGTGGAGTGCGGGCCGCGGTGGATCCGAAGGATCCGGCGGTGCGCAGGATCACCGGGATCGACGGCGCCACCGCCCGTCCGATCAGTGCGCATCTGCTCAACGCCTTCGAGCCCACCGACCCGATCGCGGTGCCGCAGATCCCGGGACGCGGCCAGCCGTCGGCGGCGGTCGCCGGATCCCGGATCGGCGACGTGGTCCGCGTCGCGGACGCCGATCGCGATCGCCTGTACGTCGTCCTCGGCGACGGCGTCCAGCCGGTCGGCGAGTGGGCGGCCGACCTGATCCGGGCCGGTGACGCGGAGGGAACGCCGATCGGCACCGCATCCGCCGCGACCATCGCGGCCGCCACGACCCGTCGCAGCGTGCCCGTGACGGGACTGCCCGACCGCCGGCCCGTGCTCCGCGCTGTTCGCGATGCTCCGGTGCTCTGCGCCGCCGCCTCCACCGACGGTGCGGGCGGGGGCACAGTGGAGCTCCGTACGTTCCGCACCGCACCGGGTCCCGCCGCACCCGTGACCCTCGCCGGCGCCGACGGCTCGGGCGACGCCCTCGACGCCGCTGCCATCCCGTCCGGCTCGGGCGAGTACGTCGTGGCCGCGGAGCCCGGCGGTGAGCGCCGGGACGGCCTGTTCTACGTCTCCGATTCGGGTGTGCGGTACGGCATCCCCGACGCGGAGACGGCGCAGATCCTCGGACTGATGCACAAGGCGCGCCCCGTGGCCTGGTCGGTGCTGGCGGCGATCCCCGCCGGGCCGGACCTGACGCGGAGCGCCGCGTCGATCACGCGCGACGGGACGCCGATCACCGTCGCGAGCTGACGGATCAGCGGCGGCGGGTGAGCGCCGCCGCGATCGCCGCCACGAGCAACAGGGCGAGTCCGCCCAGCGCGACGGTGCGCGGCCGCGTGTCGGGCGCGGGCTCGGCGGCGACGTCGAGCCGGCCGGGCGCGGGCGGCTCGTCCGGCAGCGTCGCGGAGACGGCGGCCACCGGATCGACGATGCCCGCCCCGCCGGTTCCCGCGGAGCGACGGGCGGTCATCAGGATCCGGTTACGCACCTGTGCGGCGCTCAGCTGCGGGAACCGGGCGCGCACCAGGGCCGCGACTCCGGCGACGTACGGTGCCGCGAAACTGGTTCCGGCGAGCGGGGTCGTCCCGGACCGGGTCACCTGGGCGTTGACGAGTCCGCCGCCGCGCGGCTCGATCGTCGTCACGTCCGTCCCCGGGGCGGCGAGGGATACCCAGGGGCCCGCCAGCGAGAACTGCGCGGCCCGGCCGTCGGGCTCCGTCGCCCCCACGGCGAGGACGTGATCGGCGAAGCGCGCGGGTGAGGCGATCGTGGCAGGCACCGCCGGATTGGTGTTCTGTTCGGCGCAGGCGCTACTGGAGTCGACGTTCCCGGCAGCGGCCACCACCACGACGTTGCGGTCGGCCGCATAACGCACCGCACGGCCGAGGGCGTCGTCGCCGAGGGCGGACGCGGAACCGGCGCACGCGACCTCCGAGATGTTGATGACGGTGGCGCCCAGATCGACGGCGCGGACCACCGCGTAGGCCATGGTGGTCACGTTGCCGTGGCTGTTGACGCCCCGCTGCTGCGGTTCGAAGGCGGCGCTCGCCTGGCGGATCGCGATGATCGACGCGGCCGGCGCGACGCCCGCGAAGGCGTCGCCCGGGGCGGGCCGTCCGGCGATGATCCCGGCGACCGCCGTGCCGTGGGCGTCGCAGTCGTCGCGGCCGTCGCCGGAGGAGACGTAGTCGCCTCCGGCGATCACCTCGCCCAGACGGGGATGCGGGGTGACGCCGGTGTCGATCACGGCGACCCGTTGTCCCTCGCCGCGGGTGAACCGCCAGGCCTGGTCGAAACGTAACGAGCGCGCAGCGTGATCCGCACGGGTGTAGTCGGTTCCGGGCTGGGTGCGCAGTGCATTGCACTGGCTGCGCTGCACGGTCGGGGCGAGCGGGGCGACGGGGCCGCGTGGCGCACCCTCGGGCGGTGGGTCCGCGGAGGCGGGCCCACCGGAGACGACGGGGACCCCGAGTACGAGGACGGCGGCGGCCGTCGCGGCCCGGATCCGCCCCGCCATCAGAGGTTCCGGACGGTCGAGTAGACGTCCCACACCCAGCCCAGCAGCGGTCCGGCGGCCGCGATGGTCAGGTATTCGCCGAGCTCGGCGACGCGCCGCTGCACCGGGCTGAAGACGATCCGGGGCGCGACGGTGCCGCACGCGAGAGCGAGCCCGGCGATGACGGCGAGTCCGGCCAGGCCGACCACCGGCCACGATCCGTAACCCCAGGCCAGACTGGTCGCGGTGCCGATCGCGATGACGGCGCCGCCGAGGATCGTCGCCCCGGCCTGCACCGGCTCCGCATGGGTACGGCCCCGCAGGCAGAAGGCAACGGCCATGACCAGGGCGAACGCCAGGTGGTGACCGGGCAGGGCACGCTCGGCCGCGCCCACCGCGAGGGTGGCGACCGTGCCTGCCGCGGCGCCGGCGGTGATGCCGGTGCAGATGAGCTGCGCGAGATCCGAACGCGGTGGCAGGTCCCGCTCGGGCTGCTCCTCGTCGAGTCCGGCGGCCACGGCGCCCACGCCGGCCACCGTGGGCGGCGGATCGTCGTCGATCGGGTCGATCCGCTCGCCGGCCGCGGGTACGTGCGGCAGCGGCAACCTCGCTGCGACGGCGGCGATCCGGGCGGCGAAGACCAGCACCAGGTAGGCCACGATCGCGACGGTGGCCGCCAGCGCAGCCCGTCGCCCGGGCAGCCAGAGCGCGGCGAACAGCGCCGGCGCGGCGATCGCGGCGGCGGTGAGCATCGCGGTGTGCACCATGGTGCCGCGGCCGGTGAACCGCAGCTCCACCAGCGCGGCCACAGCGGCGGCCGCGACGGCGAGCAGCGCGTGCGCGGCGCCGTACCGACCGTCGGCGCCGAGCGGAACGACCAGGGCGCCGGTGACACCGGCGAGCACGGTCGCGCACACGGCCAGAACTGTGGGGACCGGCCCGGCGGCCGGTGCACGGCGCGCCGAGAGCACGGCGCCGGTCAGCAGGGCGAGTGCGGCGGCGCCGCACCACAACTGCGCGAAGACGTGGTCCACCGCGGGGCGCGCACCGTCGGCGCTGCGCGGGGCCAACCCGAGGCGGAGTGAGACGGCCCCGGTCGCGACGGTGGCCAGCCCGAGGACGACCAGGCCGACGATCGACGCCGCGCGCTCGTTCCAGCGGCGCCCCACCACGAGATCCGCCGCGGTGCGGTCGAAGACGTCGTCGAAGATCGGCGGTGGCGGCGGCGCGTCGGCGACGAACAGGACCAGGAGGGCACCGTC
Proteins encoded in this window:
- a CDS encoding ESX secretion-associated protein EspG, which encodes MIAHSVAELSSRFGTEVPAVLWTPPDPRRTAEPVTGLPPGDTDLELDEITALGVLAAPQVRIEARATGALDSRLCLARSGHLTARVVRAAGTATVDLPHCDGTADRLAALVTPVLGPSSPAEPAVAASFPAERGREALRAGDAGEIAAALRAIGTDSDAARLIGRVFARSQRSVEFTVHVGDQRCDAVVAVIDSPSGRVVVRTATEPGAGAWISVAEGSAHRIGRALRRACEELPGGGWTP
- a CDS encoding type VII secretion-associated protein; amino-acid sequence: MIGLGDPERIVIDCAGDQWYVRGPDGAVRHVPAPEDADEFAAPALATRRWAQWLADAASGCAPSRTWTVLAPSVFGAPRRSLIAAAAGSLGVAADVLPRAEALVRTGGVLYCRRALVLECRGPVTQAHVLSFADGAWTPIAAASHPDPLRAARQVFDGEIDQALVDGPPEVYRAVRAALATVGLWRVVRIAPEDVLAVEVPVARPQDDAPAREVPEHAPARSVRRHWPLVAAGAGTVGVVAASAVACLPGASPPAPPERPAPPSESFVRVAFDGASVDLPQGWTVTEPGPDRRLAEAGDGRRVTVVRTRLRAPSDTAAVAADLEAALARRSDRRISDLDPSTLVGGREVIGYRERIDAERFVDWYVVVAGAAQLSVGCEAGRSAAPLAGACERAVGSVREE
- a CDS encoding WXG100 family type VII secretion target; this encodes MAGTRAELAAMKTGADTLDDLGAQMKTTLSQLRGDVEATQGVWAGAAQVAFLGVMARWDESAAKVNTALVDISTMLAGNTASYGSQEEQNTSDIQALSL
- a CDS encoding DedA family protein encodes the protein MNPFDVTGFLGSAGLIGLVLLIFIETGLLVGFIFPGDSILFTAGIFAAQPTPFAQLWQLLLFLPIAAIIGDQCGYALGRYAGPKVMRGRIMNFIGQGPVDKTYAFFDKYGPFTVLFARFIGIVRTLVPVLAGFSKMDHRKFTLFSVLGSILWCDGIVLLGYFLGGIPLLRDHLEVLFIGSALTIIIPIAITVITRRRARRRESAEATTVEPATR
- the truA gene encoding tRNA pseudouridine(38-40) synthase TruA, with protein sequence MTRYRLDIAYDGTDFSGWARQPERRTVCGVLEENISTVLRTEVQLTVAGRTDAGVHATGQVAHLDTDAALPDGLVRRLARMLPQDVRVTAIAEAPPEFDARFSALRRHYEYRLTDAPFGANPLRARDTAPWRRPVDLDRMQEASDRLLGLHDFAAFCRRREGATTVRELQHFAWRRDDDGVFTAEVSADAFCWSMVRSLVGAVAAVGEGRRSADWVAGLLDERERSSAINVAAACGLTLVRVDYPADDELAERNLITREKREVDGPSGGCCGD
- a CDS encoding YbaB/EbfC family nucleoid-associated protein, coding for MSEEMDRIEARAHDQLRILQRTSAELDGLRVAVSSPDGAIRVELDGVCALVGLTLTPAACRTDGAVLGKRIVDVCAVAAREVQVRRGAVMERFHTDFAAG
- a CDS encoding WXG100 family type VII secretion target — translated: MSDMIRYDYATIRGALDDIAQRTGVLMQQADAIRTEQNKFAGAWEDEESATAYQAVQTRWNTSFEDINDLLTRVKAAAENAVVSMQQTNSKAAQGWA
- a CDS encoding type VII secretion protein EccE, whose amino-acid sequence is MEQATRSSGLVAPGRWHRAAWPGTGAVLLAESAAAAAGLGTAALGGPHWAAATAALSVGAGALLRVRGTSGAEFVADRLRVRASARSRIAAAPSPGGGDIGVRRADGRLTAFVRLTPSTPLLVAMARREDPSVPLGLLSSLLRHADTPAARIDVLLAGGRVPGEPQAPRLRYQQLLGPLQRWSATDVIVSVTIDPADCAAACARRGGGPASELRVAAIAAQRTVDALRAHGIAALPLGPAEVAAVDPAAPAGALPCDPEALARGDVGALFAGDTPGRAGISLRPDGTGGIRLGAWRSTDGAETAARRGDREATGPEDALAGLHVPLAGCGQILGSDATGGPVAARLHGRGVRTVWAAVADDPARQLVERAVATGARVLIVTGRPAMWQPLVSWAGSPRHLWISGWRYPQEHAGLQPADYTVTVLDGTAAGLPPGSVEPAGTVWRVEQAGISPVTEADVVLSQPMPGMLTVRTDGAAATLRLVA
- a CDS encoding PE domain-containing protein, translated to MTGTKLSMDPQEAREIAQGIERIVEDLRGAQKRFEAHAAPAATGLDEVSQTVARTTQRMGEAQFRAAETAVADLRRLGEAVSGHVTAVERGDSELAATLGLAV
- a CDS encoding PPE domain-containing protein, which encodes MLRDPGFTGVDWSARSTEKLAGDLLGGAGAQPLTTAAQETARLASAYGAAAVQLDRLVVRLDGAVDLGRKESDARRTGTLPEYARWLARHAADLAEYAAKLAGQSAAYETAARAMPSVSEATRMRTDRENAQAAAAAGGPDPALAALVGAAADSERAEQQAHGTAAAIMVGFERAAEPLRVPWEFAAPPALPGSKNKPAKDKGAGGGSGAGRGGGGIGVPAAPLSAFPAGALTRDQPGGGRTAPASATSSSSGGRGFPMMPAGMLGAAGAGAATKHAVQPTGAVPAEGFDDEPDAFVVHAAPAVLGAAGESLTEEL